One Dioscorea cayenensis subsp. rotundata cultivar TDr96_F1 chromosome 17, TDr96_F1_v2_PseudoChromosome.rev07_lg8_w22 25.fasta, whole genome shotgun sequence DNA window includes the following coding sequences:
- the LOC120280871 gene encoding reticulon-like protein B1 isoform X2, producing the protein MPSYYYTSDDEPYSTRSLFGRRKPLHDIFGGRKDIVLWRNKQLSGGILGVVTLIWFLFEVVEYHFLTLLCHISIASMLLLFIWSNGAALFNKAPPKVPEMILSERAFKDVALIIHAKLNRFLSFLHDISGGKDLRLFLLTLVSLWMVSVIGSCCSSLSLLYFGILCIMTIPVLYEKYESDVDRIVYKGSYDLKRMYSTFDQKVLNKIPRGPVKEKKF; encoded by the exons ATGCCATCTTATTACTACACTTCCGACGATGAACCGTATTCCACTCGATCTCTCTTCGGTCGCCGGAAACCTCTTCATGATATTTTCGGAGGTCGAAAAg ACATAGTCTTGTGGAGGAACAAACAATTGTCTGGAGGCATACTTGGTGTAGTCACATTGATATGGTTCTTATTTGAAGTAGTTGAATATCACTTCCTCACACTCTTGTGCCACATCTCCATTGCCTCCATGCTTCTTCTATTCATTTGGTCTAATGGTGCAGCTCTTTTCAACAA GGCTCCTCCAAAGGTTCCAGAAATGATATTATCAGAACGTGCTTTCAAAGACGTAGCATTGATAATCCATGCAAAGCTCAATAGATTCCTTTCATTTCTTCATGATATTTCTGGTGGAAAGGATCTCAGATTATTCCTCTTG acacTAGTTTCTTTGTGGATGGTATCAGTAATTGGGAGTTGTTGCAGTTCTCTCAGCTTGCTATATTTTG GAATTCTTTGCATTATGACAATACCAGTATTATATGAGAAATATGAAAGTGATGTGGACCGCATCGTCTATAAAGGAAGTTATGACTTGAAAAGAATGTATAGCACATTTGATCAAAAGGTTCTAAACAAAATCCCAAGAGGTcctgtaaaagaaaagaaattctaA
- the LOC120280871 gene encoding reticulon-like protein B1 isoform X1 — protein sequence MPSYYYTSDDEPYSTRSLFGRRKPLHDIFGGRKVADIVLWRNKQLSGGILGVVTLIWFLFEVVEYHFLTLLCHISIASMLLLFIWSNGAALFNKAPPKVPEMILSERAFKDVALIIHAKLNRFLSFLHDISGGKDLRLFLLTLVSLWMVSVIGSCCSSLSLLYFGILCIMTIPVLYEKYESDVDRIVYKGSYDLKRMYSTFDQKVLNKIPRGPVKEKKF from the exons ATGCCATCTTATTACTACACTTCCGACGATGAACCGTATTCCACTCGATCTCTCTTCGGTCGCCGGAAACCTCTTCATGATATTTTCGGAGGTCGAAAAg TTGCAGACATAGTCTTGTGGAGGAACAAACAATTGTCTGGAGGCATACTTGGTGTAGTCACATTGATATGGTTCTTATTTGAAGTAGTTGAATATCACTTCCTCACACTCTTGTGCCACATCTCCATTGCCTCCATGCTTCTTCTATTCATTTGGTCTAATGGTGCAGCTCTTTTCAACAA GGCTCCTCCAAAGGTTCCAGAAATGATATTATCAGAACGTGCTTTCAAAGACGTAGCATTGATAATCCATGCAAAGCTCAATAGATTCCTTTCATTTCTTCATGATATTTCTGGTGGAAAGGATCTCAGATTATTCCTCTTG acacTAGTTTCTTTGTGGATGGTATCAGTAATTGGGAGTTGTTGCAGTTCTCTCAGCTTGCTATATTTTG GAATTCTTTGCATTATGACAATACCAGTATTATATGAGAAATATGAAAGTGATGTGGACCGCATCGTCTATAAAGGAAGTTATGACTTGAAAAGAATGTATAGCACATTTGATCAAAAGGTTCTAAACAAAATCCCAAGAGGTcctgtaaaagaaaagaaattctaA
- the LOC120280870 gene encoding L-Ala-D/L-amino acid epimerase isoform X1, with product MTTSTAMPSLNSLQTLQTSFSVDVATAHGRALNVPLLAPFTIANSKLDSARNVAIRVELVNGCVGWGEAPVLPFVTAEDQPTALAAAADACQFLVQNPPMLLGSVLAEMSRFLPGHGFASVRAGVEMALIDAVAKSIGVPLWRLFGGALDTITTNITIPIVSPSEAAELAAKYYKQGFSTLKLKVGKNLESDIEVLKAIRVAHPTCAFILDANEGYTANEAVEVLEKLHLMGVTPVLFEQPVHRDDWEGLRHVTHVAKEKYGVSVAADESCRSLQDAQKIIQGNLANVINIKLAKLGVLGALDIIELSRNAGIGLMIGGMVETRLGMGFAGHLAAGLGCFSFIDLDTAILLADDPVVGGYEVSGANYKFTEASGQGVFLRWDGGSW from the exons ATGACCACCTCCACCGCGATGCCTTCTCTTAATAGTCTCCAAACCCTTCAGACCTCCTTCTCCGTCGATGTCGCCACCGCCCATGGCCGCGCTCTCAACGTCCCTCTCTTGGCTCCGTTCACCATCGCCAACTCGAAACTCGACTCCGCGCGCAACGTTGCTATACGCGTGGAGCTCGTCAATGGCTGCGTTGGCTGGGGCGAGGCACCTGTTCTCCCTTTTGTCACTGCTGAGGACCAGCCCACTGCCCTCGCCGCTGCTGCTGATGCTTGCCAGTTCCTTGTCCAAAACCCTCCCATGCTTCTCGGCTCTGTTCTTGCCGAGATGTCTCGCTTCCTCCCTGGCCATGGGTTTGCTTCT GTTAGAGCAGGAGTTGAGATGGCACTGATTGATGCTGTTGCTAAAAGCATTGGTGTACCTCTTTGGAGATTGTTTGGAGGTGCATTGGATACAATAACAACCAATATTACA ATTCCGATTGTTTCTCCCAGTGAAGCTGCAGAATTAGCTGCAAAATATTATAAGCAGGGATTTAGCACATTGAAACTTAAGGTGGGCAAGAACCTTGAGTCAGATATAGAAGTTTTGAAGGCTATCAGAGTGGCTCATCCAACTTGCGCATTTATCTTAGATGCAAATGAGGGATATACAGCGAATGAAGCTGTCGAAGTTCTTGAAAAGCTTCATC TGATGGGGGTTACTCCTGTTCTATTTGAGCAACCTGTTCATAGAGATGACTGGGAAGGTCTGCGCCATGTTACTCATGTTGCAAAGGAGAAGTATGGTGTATCTGTGGCTGCAGATGAAAGTTGTAGAAGTTTGCAGGATGCTCAAAAAATTATACAAGGAAACCTAGCTAATGTCATCAACATCAAATTAGCAAAGCTTGGGGTTCTTGGGGCTCTGGACATCATTGAGCTTTCAAGAAATGCAGGCATTGGTCTTATGATTGGCGGTATGGTTGAAACTAGACTTGGCATGGGCTTTGCTGGTCATCTAGCTGCTGGTCTTGGATGTTTTAG TTTTATTGATCTGGACACTGCTATTCTTCTGGCTGATGATCCTGTGGTTGGAGGATATGAAG TTTCTGGTGCTAATTACAAGTTCACTGAGGCAAGCGGTCAAGGTGTTTTCCTTAGGTGGGATGGGGGTTCTTGGTGA
- the LOC120280819 gene encoding non-specific lipid-transfer protein 2-like: MKMKSLMSSLFVLSFISMVLLLLLLQSSTVMSVDCNVNELSSCADPISTGVATPDMECCSKLKEQEQCLCQYKNNPLFESFVNSPNAKKVADACNVTFTSC, from the coding sequence atgaagatgaagtcaTTGATGTCCTCCTTGTTTGTTCTGTCATTCATATCaatggttcttcttcttcttcttcttcaaagctCCACTGTGATGTCAGTTGACTGCAACGTTAATGAGTTGAGCTCTTGCGCCGATCCAATatcaacaggagttgcaacgcCAGATATGGAGTGCTGCTCTAAACTCAAAGAACAGGAGCAATGCTTGTGCCAATACAAAAACAACCCTCTTTTCGAGAGTTTTGTCAACTCTCCCAATGCTAAAAAGGTGGCTGACGCTTGTAATGTGACTTTCACTTCTTgctaa
- the LOC120280870 gene encoding L-Ala-D/L-amino acid epimerase isoform X2 — protein sequence MTTSTAMPSLNSLQTLQTSFSVDVATAHGRALNVPLLAPFTIANSKLDSARNVAIRVELVNGCVGWGEAPVLPFVTAEDQPTALAAAADACQFLVQNPPMLLGSVLAEMSRFLPGHGFASVRAGVEMALIDAVAKSIGVPLWRLFGGALDTITTNITIPIVSPSEAAELAAKYYKQGFSTLKLKVGKNLESDIEVLKAIRVAHPTCAFILDANEGYTANEAVEVLEKLHLMGVTPVLFEQPVHRDDWEGLRHVTHVAKEKYGVSVAADESCRSLQDAQKIIQGNLANVINIKLAKLGVLGALDIIELSRNAGIGLMIGGMVETRLGMGFAGHLAAGLGCFSFIDLDTAILLADDPVVGGYEVSGANYKFTEASGQGVFLRWDGGS from the exons ATGACCACCTCCACCGCGATGCCTTCTCTTAATAGTCTCCAAACCCTTCAGACCTCCTTCTCCGTCGATGTCGCCACCGCCCATGGCCGCGCTCTCAACGTCCCTCTCTTGGCTCCGTTCACCATCGCCAACTCGAAACTCGACTCCGCGCGCAACGTTGCTATACGCGTGGAGCTCGTCAATGGCTGCGTTGGCTGGGGCGAGGCACCTGTTCTCCCTTTTGTCACTGCTGAGGACCAGCCCACTGCCCTCGCCGCTGCTGCTGATGCTTGCCAGTTCCTTGTCCAAAACCCTCCCATGCTTCTCGGCTCTGTTCTTGCCGAGATGTCTCGCTTCCTCCCTGGCCATGGGTTTGCTTCT GTTAGAGCAGGAGTTGAGATGGCACTGATTGATGCTGTTGCTAAAAGCATTGGTGTACCTCTTTGGAGATTGTTTGGAGGTGCATTGGATACAATAACAACCAATATTACA ATTCCGATTGTTTCTCCCAGTGAAGCTGCAGAATTAGCTGCAAAATATTATAAGCAGGGATTTAGCACATTGAAACTTAAGGTGGGCAAGAACCTTGAGTCAGATATAGAAGTTTTGAAGGCTATCAGAGTGGCTCATCCAACTTGCGCATTTATCTTAGATGCAAATGAGGGATATACAGCGAATGAAGCTGTCGAAGTTCTTGAAAAGCTTCATC TGATGGGGGTTACTCCTGTTCTATTTGAGCAACCTGTTCATAGAGATGACTGGGAAGGTCTGCGCCATGTTACTCATGTTGCAAAGGAGAAGTATGGTGTATCTGTGGCTGCAGATGAAAGTTGTAGAAGTTTGCAGGATGCTCAAAAAATTATACAAGGAAACCTAGCTAATGTCATCAACATCAAATTAGCAAAGCTTGGGGTTCTTGGGGCTCTGGACATCATTGAGCTTTCAAGAAATGCAGGCATTGGTCTTATGATTGGCGGTATGGTTGAAACTAGACTTGGCATGGGCTTTGCTGGTCATCTAGCTGCTGGTCTTGGATGTTTTAG TTTTATTGATCTGGACACTGCTATTCTTCTGGCTGATGATCCTGTGGTTGGAGGATATGAAG TTTCTGGTGCTAATTACAAGTTCACTGAGGCAAGCGGTCAAGGTGTTTTCCTTAGGTGGGATGGGGGTTCTTG A